The proteins below are encoded in one region of Carassius auratus strain Wakin unplaced genomic scaffold, ASM336829v1 scaf_tig00214183_4049273_7079891, whole genome shotgun sequence:
- the LOC113091300 gene encoding annexin A1-like: MSFINAFLAQLSYQGVQDNTAQEISGGQGTVKPFAQFNAAADATVLDKAIKTKGVDELTIIETLVRRSNAQRQQIKAAYQQAIGKPLDVNLKAALKGELEEVVLALLMTPAQYDAFLLKGAMKGLGTDEETLIEILASRTNQEIREIKQVYKQEYKKDLEAEIKSETSGDFRNALLALCKASRSEDRSVQEELADKDARALYEAGEKRKGTDCGVFIDILTSRNACHLRRVFQLYSKYSKVDVAKAIDLELKGDIEQCLIAVVKCAGNKSAFFAEKLNQAMKGSGYKGKILTRIMVGRSEIDLAKIKQEYQNKFGKSLYQDIQDDTKGDYETILLALCGN; encoded by the exons ATGTCCTTCATTAATGCTTTTCTGGCGCAGCTTTCCTATCAAGGCGTTCAAGACAACACCGCACAAGAAATCAGC GGGGGACAGGGCACAGTGAAGCCCTTTGCTCAGTTTAATGCAGCTGCGGATGCAACTGTCTTGGACAAGGCTATTAAGACCAAAG GTGTGGATGAGCTCACAATCATTGAAACGCTGGTCCGCAGGAGCAATGCCCAGCGCCAGCAAATCAAGGCCGCTTACCAGCAAGCAATTGGCAAG CCTCTGGATGTAAACTTGAAAGCTGCTCTTAAAGGTGAGCTGGAAGAAGTGGTTCTGGCCCTGTTGATGACCCCAGCTCAGTATGATGCCTTTCTTCTCAAAGGTGCCATGAAG GGTTTGGGCACAGATGAAGAAACCCTCATCGAGATTTTGGCCTCTAGGACTAATCAAGAGATCCGAGAGATCAAACAGGTTTACAAACAAG AATATAAGAAGGATCTAGAGGCGGAAATCAAGTCTGAGACAAGTGGAGACTTCAGGAATGCCCTGCTTGCTCTCTGCAAG GCTTCCAGAAGTGAAGACCGGTCTGTGCAAGAGGAGTTGGCTGACAAAGATGCCAGG GCCTTGTACGAAGCAGGAGAGAAAAGAAAAGGCACAGACTGTGGCGTGTTCATTGACATCCTCACTTCACGGAATGCTTGTCACCTGAGGAGAG tgttTCAGCTGTACTCCAAGTACAGTAAAGTGGATGTCGCAAAAGCCATTGATCTGGAGTTGAAGGGTGATATTGAGCAGTGCTTGATTGCTGTTG TGAAATGTGCTGGAAACAAGTCTGCTTTCtttgctgaaaaactaaatcAGGCAATGAAG GGCTCTGGTTATAAAGGCAAGATCTTGACCAGAATAATGGTGGGCCGCTCTGAGATTGACTTGGCCAAAATCAAGCAAGAGTACCAGAATAAATTTGGCAAGAGCCTCTACCAGGACATCCAG gatGACACCAAAGGAGACTATGAGACGATCCTGCTAGCCTTGTGTGGGAATTAA